In Streptomyces dangxiongensis, one DNA window encodes the following:
- a CDS encoding pyruvate dehydrogenase, with protein MAKQNVAEQFVDILVRAGVRRLYGVVGDSLNPVVDAVRRNAAIDWVHVRHEETAAFAAGAEAQLTGVLAACAGSSGPGNLHLVNGLYDAHRSMAPVLALASHIPSSEIGLGYFQETHPDRLFQECSHYCELISSPKQMPRLLQSAIQHAVGRSGVSVVSLPGDIAGEPAPEKAPQSALVTSRPTVRPSDTEIDRLVEMIDAADKVTLFCGSGTAGAHAEVMRFAEKIKSPVGHALRGKEFIQYDNRFDVGMSGLLGYGAAYEATHACDLLLLLGTDFPYNAFLPDDVRIAQVDVRPEVLGRRSRLDLAVWGDVRETLRCLIPRVREKTSRRFLDKMLKKHADALEGVVKAYTRKVDKHVPIHPEYVAAVLDEVAADDAVFTVDTGMCNVWAARYITPNGRRRIIGSFSHGSMANALPMAIGAQFTDRRRQVVAMSGDGGFSMLMGDFLTLVQYDLPVKVVLFNNSSLGMVELEMLVAGLPSYGTTNTNPDFAAVARACGAHGVRVEKPKQLAGALKDAFRHKGPALVDIVTDPNALSIPPRISAEMVTGFALSASKTVLDGGVGRMLQMARSNLRNVPRP; from the coding sequence ATGGCCAAACAGAACGTCGCCGAGCAGTTCGTCGACATCCTCGTCCGCGCCGGGGTGCGCCGCCTCTACGGTGTCGTCGGGGACAGCCTCAACCCGGTCGTGGACGCCGTCCGCCGCAACGCGGCCATCGACTGGGTCCACGTACGCCACGAGGAGACCGCCGCGTTCGCGGCCGGCGCCGAGGCCCAGCTCACCGGCGTTCTGGCCGCCTGCGCCGGCTCCAGCGGCCCGGGCAACCTGCACCTCGTCAACGGGCTGTACGACGCCCACCGCTCCATGGCCCCCGTCCTGGCCCTCGCCTCGCACATCCCGTCCAGCGAGATCGGCCTCGGCTACTTCCAGGAGACGCACCCGGACCGGCTGTTCCAGGAGTGCAGCCACTACTGCGAGCTGATCTCCAGCCCGAAGCAGATGCCCCGGCTGCTCCAGAGCGCCATCCAGCACGCGGTCGGACGCAGCGGCGTGAGCGTGGTGTCCCTGCCGGGTGACATCGCCGGCGAACCGGCTCCGGAGAAGGCCCCGCAGAGCGCCCTCGTCACGTCCCGGCCGACCGTCCGGCCCAGCGACACCGAGATCGACCGGCTCGTGGAGATGATCGACGCGGCCGACAAGGTCACCCTGTTCTGCGGCAGCGGAACGGCCGGCGCCCACGCCGAGGTCATGCGGTTCGCGGAGAAGATCAAATCACCGGTGGGACACGCCCTGCGCGGCAAGGAGTTCATCCAGTACGACAACAGGTTCGACGTGGGGATGAGCGGACTCCTCGGCTACGGCGCCGCCTACGAGGCCACCCACGCGTGCGACCTGCTGCTCCTGCTCGGCACCGACTTCCCGTACAACGCCTTCCTGCCGGACGACGTGCGGATCGCCCAGGTCGACGTGCGGCCCGAGGTGCTCGGCCGCCGTTCCCGGCTCGACCTCGCCGTGTGGGGCGACGTCCGCGAGACGCTGCGCTGCCTGATCCCGCGGGTGCGGGAGAAGACCAGCCGGCGCTTCCTCGACAAGATGCTGAAGAAGCACGCCGACGCGCTGGAGGGCGTGGTCAAGGCGTACACCCGGAAGGTCGACAAGCACGTCCCGATCCATCCGGAGTACGTGGCCGCCGTACTGGACGAGGTCGCCGCCGACGACGCGGTGTTCACCGTCGACACGGGCATGTGCAACGTCTGGGCGGCCCGCTACATCACGCCGAACGGCCGCCGCCGGATCATCGGTTCGTTCTCGCACGGGTCGATGGCGAACGCGCTGCCGATGGCGATCGGCGCGCAGTTCACCGACCGCCGCCGGCAGGTCGTGGCCATGTCCGGCGACGGCGGATTCTCCATGCTGATGGGCGACTTCCTGACGCTGGTGCAGTACGACCTGCCGGTCAAGGTGGTGCTGTTCAACAACTCCTCCCTCGGCATGGTCGAGTTGGAGATGCTGGTCGCGGGTCTGCCCTCGTACGGCACCACCAACACCAACCCCGACTTCGCCGCCGTCGCCCGGGCGTGCGGTGCCCACGGGGTGCGGGTGGAGAAGCCCAAGCAGCTCGCCGGCGCCCTCAAGGACGCCTTCCGGCACAAGGGGCCGGCCCTGGTGGACATCGTCACCGACCCCAACGCGCTGTCCATCCCGCCGCGGATCAGCGCGGAGATGGTCACCGGGTTCGCCCTGTCCGCCTCGAAGACCGTGCTCGACGGCGGGGTGGGCCGGATGCTCCAGATGGCCCGCTCCAACCTGCGCAACGTGCCGCGTCCCTGA
- a CDS encoding helix-turn-helix transcriptional regulator translates to MTDEAAYRMLVSAGAADVADLAGRLALAEQDAERALRRLERQGLAARSSARPGRWVAAPPGVALGALLTQQRHELDKAELTAALLAEEYRAASAEPAVHDLVEVVTGASAVAQRFLQLQLGATEEVCALVTGDPVVVTGTENEAEERAAGRGVRYRVVVERAVLDLPYGPAELTAALGRGERVRLVDRVPTKLVVADRSLALVPLTSKTAEPAALVVHAGGLLELLAALFGSVWRDALPLRLDAGTVTRERPDGPDATDLEVLSLLLAGLTDASVAKQLGLGLRTVQRRVRRLMELAGVTTRLQLGWHAWERGWVTREEPR, encoded by the coding sequence ATGACGGACGAGGCGGCCTACCGGATGCTGGTGTCCGCGGGCGCGGCCGACGTGGCCGATCTGGCCGGGCGCCTGGCGCTGGCCGAGCAGGACGCCGAGCGCGCGCTGCGCCGGCTGGAGCGGCAGGGGCTGGCGGCCCGGTCCTCGGCGCGGCCGGGCCGCTGGGTGGCTGCGCCGCCCGGAGTGGCGCTGGGCGCGCTGCTCACCCAGCAGCGGCACGAGCTGGACAAGGCGGAGCTGACGGCCGCGCTGCTCGCGGAGGAGTACCGGGCGGCGTCGGCCGAACCTGCGGTGCACGACCTGGTGGAGGTGGTGACCGGCGCGTCCGCGGTCGCCCAGCGGTTCCTGCAACTGCAGTTGGGTGCGACCGAGGAGGTGTGCGCGCTCGTCACCGGCGATCCCGTGGTCGTGACCGGCACGGAGAACGAGGCGGAGGAGCGGGCGGCCGGACGTGGGGTGCGCTACCGCGTGGTGGTGGAACGGGCCGTGCTGGACCTGCCGTACGGGCCGGCCGAGCTGACGGCGGCGCTCGGCCGTGGTGAGCGGGTGCGGCTGGTGGACCGGGTGCCGACCAAGCTGGTGGTGGCCGACCGCTCGCTGGCGCTGGTGCCGCTGACCTCGAAGACGGCGGAACCGGCCGCGCTGGTGGTGCATGCCGGCGGGCTGCTGGAGCTGCTGGCGGCGCTGTTCGGGTCGGTGTGGCGGGACGCGCTGCCCCTGCGCCTGGACGCCGGCACGGTGACCCGGGAGCGGCCGGACGGCCCGGACGCCACCGACCTGGAGGTGCTGTCGCTGCTGTTGGCGGGGCTCACCGACGCCAGCGTGGCGAAGCAGCTCGGCCTGGGCCTGCGGACCGTGCAGCGCCGCGTGCGGCGTCTGATGGAGCTGGCCGGGGTGACGACCCGGCTGCAACTGGGCTGGCACGCCTGGGAACGGGGCTGGGTGACCCGCGAGGAGCCCCGCTGA
- a CDS encoding GDSL-type esterase/lipase family protein: MRTVVRILAVVLTALVPGLAAPAVAEPAALPWTGGWEAAPSGTTAPLPGAAVRNVVHLSIGGTAVRLRLSNRLGTEPLRLGAVTVALRRAAGPAAVPGTLHTATFHGAPRTTVPPGADTVTDPVPLPVPAGADLLVTVYTPDDSGPATYHRTALRTSYLARSGAGRAADEDGTAYTATTAHWYYVTGVDVRGAARGSIVAFGDSLTDGTGSTPDTDRRWPDRLAQRLRGHRFGVLNAGIAGNRLLRDGTGPSALARLDADALDRPRVRVLVVLEGVNDINGAPAASDPAAYAAAYRTLVARAHARGIRVVGVTLTPYGGHPAWTAAREAVRQRVNAFIRGGGVFDAVADADAAVRDPAAPTRLSPAYDPGDHLHFDDAGMSVVADTVHRALTH; this comes from the coding sequence ATGCGCACGGTCGTACGGATTCTGGCGGTCGTCCTGACGGCGCTGGTGCCGGGCCTGGCGGCACCGGCCGTCGCCGAGCCCGCCGCGCTGCCGTGGACCGGCGGCTGGGAGGCCGCGCCCTCCGGTACCACCGCCCCGCTGCCCGGCGCCGCCGTCCGCAACGTCGTCCACCTGAGCATCGGCGGCACCGCCGTCCGCCTCCGGCTCAGCAACCGGCTCGGCACCGAGCCCCTGCGCCTGGGCGCGGTCACCGTCGCGCTGCGCCGGGCGGCCGGGCCCGCCGCCGTCCCCGGCACCCTGCACACGGCCACCTTCCACGGCGCCCCGCGGACCACCGTCCCGCCGGGCGCGGACACGGTCACCGACCCGGTGCCGCTGCCGGTGCCGGCCGGCGCCGACCTGCTCGTCACCGTGTACACGCCGGACGACTCCGGGCCCGCCACCTACCACCGCACCGCCCTGCGGACCAGCTACCTGGCCCGCTCCGGCGCCGGCCGGGCGGCCGACGAGGACGGCACCGCATACACCGCGACCACCGCCCACTGGTACTACGTCACCGGCGTCGATGTCCGCGGCGCCGCCCGGGGCAGCATCGTCGCGTTCGGTGACTCGCTCACCGACGGCACCGGCTCCACCCCCGACACCGACCGCCGCTGGCCCGACCGGCTCGCCCAGCGGCTGCGCGGGCACCGGTTCGGCGTCCTCAACGCCGGTATCGCCGGCAACCGGCTGTTGCGCGACGGCACCGGCCCCAGCGCCCTCGCCCGGCTGGACGCCGACGCCCTGGACCGGCCCCGGGTACGGGTCCTGGTCGTCCTGGAGGGCGTCAACGACATCAACGGCGCCCCGGCGGCGAGCGATCCGGCCGCCTACGCCGCCGCCTACCGCACCCTCGTCGCCCGGGCCCACGCCCGCGGCATCCGGGTCGTCGGCGTCACCCTCACCCCGTACGGCGGCCACCCCGCCTGGACCGCCGCCCGTGAGGCCGTACGGCAGCGGGTGAACGCCTTCATCCGTGGCGGCGGCGTCTTCGACGCGGTCGCCGACGCCGACGCCGCCGTACGCGATCCGGCCGCGCCCACCCGGCTGTCGCCCGCCTACGACCCCGGCGACCACCTGCACTTCGACGACGCCGGCATGAGCGTCGTCGCCGACACGGTCCACCGCGCCCTGACCCACTGA
- a CDS encoding DNA-3-methyladenine glycosylase 2 family protein: MDADTRYEAVRSRDGRFDGAFFFAVETTGIYCRPSCPAVTPKRHNVRFFATVAAAQGSGFRACRRCRPDAVPGSAEWNVRADVVGRAMRLIADGVVDREGVAGLAARLGYSARQVQRQLTAELGAGPVALARAQRAHTARVLLRTTDLPVTQIAFASGFASVRQFNDTIREVYDATPTEVRAAAPRDRGVRRAVPGAGIPLRLAHRGTYQAAAVFDQLAREAVPGVEEVTGGPGGRTYRRGLRLPYGTALVAVHERTRAARAGAGTHPGGWLEARLNLTDPRDLTTAVQRLRRLFDLDADPYAVDERLGAAPRLAPLVAARPGLRSPGAVDPLEPAVRALAGTRGAQELVRRYGKTLDAPCGSLTHLFPEPAVLAEAEPAGPLGALAAALADGTVRLDAGADRDDAEKALLALPGMDPAVVAALRVRALGDPDVAPPGADIPGTWRPWRSYAVQHLRVAGELPW; encoded by the coding sequence ATGGACGCGGACACCAGGTACGAGGCTGTACGCAGCCGGGACGGACGGTTCGACGGGGCGTTCTTCTTCGCTGTCGAGACCACCGGCATCTACTGCCGGCCCAGTTGCCCGGCGGTGACGCCGAAGCGGCACAACGTGCGGTTCTTCGCGACGGTCGCCGCCGCCCAGGGCTCCGGGTTCCGCGCCTGCCGGCGGTGCCGGCCGGACGCCGTGCCCGGTTCGGCGGAGTGGAACGTCCGCGCGGACGTCGTCGGCCGGGCCATGCGCCTGATCGCCGACGGCGTCGTGGACCGCGAGGGTGTCGCCGGGCTCGCCGCGCGGCTCGGCTACAGCGCCCGGCAGGTCCAGCGGCAGCTCACCGCCGAACTGGGCGCCGGACCCGTCGCGCTCGCCCGGGCACAGCGGGCGCACACCGCGCGGGTGCTGCTCCGGACCACCGACCTGCCCGTCACCCAGATCGCGTTCGCGTCCGGGTTCGCCAGCGTGCGGCAGTTCAACGACACCATCCGCGAGGTGTACGACGCGACACCGACCGAGGTGCGCGCCGCCGCCCCCCGCGACCGGGGCGTCCGCCGCGCCGTGCCCGGCGCCGGCATCCCGCTCCGGCTCGCCCACCGGGGCACGTACCAGGCCGCCGCCGTCTTCGACCAGCTCGCCCGGGAGGCCGTGCCGGGCGTCGAGGAGGTGACCGGCGGACCGGGCGGCCGAACCTACCGGCGCGGTCTGCGGCTGCCGTACGGCACCGCGCTCGTCGCCGTCCACGAACGCACCCGGGCGGCGAGGGCCGGTGCCGGCACCCACCCGGGCGGCTGGCTCGAGGCCCGGCTGAACCTCACCGACCCCCGGGACCTCACCACCGCCGTGCAACGGCTGCGGCGGCTGTTCGACCTGGACGCCGACCCGTACGCCGTCGACGAGCGCCTCGGTGCCGCCCCGCGGCTCGCCCCGCTCGTCGCCGCCCGGCCCGGGCTGCGCTCGCCCGGTGCGGTGGACCCGCTGGAGCCCGCCGTGCGCGCCCTGGCCGGCACCCGGGGCGCCCAGGAACTGGTGCGCAGGTACGGCAAGACCCTCGACGCGCCCTGCGGCAGCCTCACGCATCTCTTCCCCGAGCCCGCCGTCCTCGCCGAGGCCGAACCCGCCGGCCCGCTGGGCGCGCTGGCCGCCGCCCTAGCCGACGGCACCGTACGGCTGGACGCGGGCGCCGACCGGGACGACGCCGAGAAGGCCCTGCTCGCCCTGCCCGGCATGGATCCGGCCGTCGTCGCCGCCCTGCGCGTACGCGCCCTCGGCGACCCCGACGTGGCCCCGCCCGGCGCCGACATCCCCGGCACCTGGCGACCGTGGCGGTCGTACGCGGTGCAACACCTGCGGGTGGCCGGCGAGTTGCCCTGGTGA
- a CDS encoding IS5 family transposase (programmed frameshift) → MWDRIEPLMPADPVRGRRWADHRRTLEAIAWKYRTNSPWRDLPDELGSFQTAHKRLIRWAVDGTWEMILAAVLAAADADDDLDWTVSVDSTVVRAHQHAAGARKRGDAPGRARRDHGLGRSRGGLSTKVHLAADGHARPLAFTVTAGQAGDAPAFETVMSRIRVPRPGPGRPRTRPLAVLADRAYSSRAIRAHLRRRGIRAVIPQPSDQVGHRLRRGRLGGRPPGFDSEAYKQRNSVERCINRLKQWRGLATRTDKLAIAYQAALHLAGILIWSRR, encoded by the exons ATGTGGGACCGGATCGAGCCGCTGATGCCGGCCGATCCGGTCCGCGGGCGGCGTTGGGCCGATCACCGCCGAACGCTCGAGGCCATCGCGTGGAAGTACCGCACCAACTCGCCCTGGCGAGACCTTCCCGACGAGCTCGGCTCATTCCAGACCGCTCACAAACGGCTGATCAGATGGGCCGTCGACGGCACCTGGGAGATGATCCTCGCCGCTGTCCTGGCGGCAGCGGACGCCGATGACGACCTCGACTGGACGGTGTCGGTGGACTCCACGGTCGTGCGGGCCCACCAGCACGCTGCCGGAGCACGCAAAAGGGGCGACGCGCCCGGGAGAGCCCGCCG CGATCACGGGCTGGGACGCTCGCGCGGCGGGCTGAGCACCAAGGTCCACCTGGCCGCAGACGGCCACGCACGACCCCTGGCCTTCACCGTCACCGCAGGCCAAGCAGGTGACGCACCCGCCTTCGAGACGGTGATGTCCCGCATCCGCGTACCTCGTCCCGGCCCGGGAAGGCCCAGGACCCGGCCCCTGGCCGTCCTGGCCGACCGCGCGTACTCCTCACGCGCCATCCGCGCCCACCTGCGGCGCCGGGGCATCCGTGCTGTCATCCCGCAGCCGTCCGACCAAGTCGGCCACCGTCTACGGCGAGGCCGACTCGGTGGCCGTCCGCCCGGCTTCGACAGCGAGGCATACAAGCAGCGCAACAGTGTCGAGCGGTGCATCAACCGCCTCAAGCAGTGGCGCGGCCTGGCCACACGAACCGACAAGCTCGCGATCGCCTACCAGGCCGCACTCCACCTCGCGGGCATCCTCATCTGGAGCCGACGCTGA
- the rsgA gene encoding ribosome small subunit-dependent GTPase A, giving the protein MFHASLNTSPTSDAQRALAPYGWDEGWTAEFAPYAEQGLVPGRVVRVDRGLCDVITPDGTVRADTEFVVPRDPMKVVCTGDWVAVDPEGSDPLYVRTLLPRRTALVRSTSSKRSEGQVLATNIDHIVICVSLAAELDLGRIERFLALAMSSSTGEALLREPVLPWESGAQPVVVLTKADLVPDPVTLAHLVQDVETSAPGVPVVPVSALHGDGLDVLVALVGSGSSVLLGQSGAGKSTLANGLAGADVMEVQAARDVDGKGRHTTTTRNLLTLPSGGVLIDTPGLRGVGMYDAGTGVGQVFAEIEELAAGCRFHDCAHEAEPGCAVRSAVEDGDLPDRRLESYRKLVRENQWTVAKSNARLRSELKKDWHRKTAAGKAAGAAKRRPWN; this is encoded by the coding sequence TTGTTCCACGCTTCGCTCAACACCTCTCCCACTTCTGATGCCCAGCGCGCCCTCGCCCCCTACGGGTGGGATGAAGGCTGGACCGCTGAGTTCGCTCCGTACGCCGAGCAGGGGCTGGTGCCCGGCCGTGTCGTGCGGGTCGATCGCGGTCTGTGCGACGTCATCACGCCGGACGGCACCGTGCGTGCCGACACCGAGTTCGTCGTCCCCCGTGACCCGATGAAGGTCGTGTGCACGGGGGACTGGGTCGCCGTCGACCCGGAAGGCAGCGACCCGCTGTACGTGCGGACGCTCCTGCCTCGCCGTACCGCTCTCGTGCGCTCGACGTCGTCGAAGCGTTCCGAAGGCCAGGTCCTCGCCACCAACATCGATCACATCGTCATCTGTGTGTCCCTCGCGGCCGAACTCGACCTCGGGCGGATCGAGCGGTTCCTCGCACTTGCGATGTCCAGCTCCACCGGTGAAGCGCTGCTGCGTGAGCCGGTACTCCCCTGGGAGTCCGGTGCGCAGCCCGTCGTCGTCCTGACCAAGGCCGACCTCGTGCCGGACCCGGTCACCCTGGCCCACCTCGTGCAGGACGTGGAGACCAGCGCACCCGGCGTGCCCGTGGTCCCCGTCAGCGCCCTGCACGGCGACGGCCTCGACGTCCTCGTCGCGCTGGTCGGCTCCGGTAGCAGCGTGCTGCTCGGCCAGTCCGGCGCGGGCAAGTCCACGCTCGCCAACGGGCTCGCCGGTGCGGACGTCATGGAGGTGCAGGCCGCCCGTGACGTCGACGGCAAGGGCCGGCACACCACGACCACCCGCAACCTGCTCACCCTGCCCTCCGGCGGCGTCCTCATCGACACGCCCGGGCTGCGGGGCGTCGGCATGTACGACGCCGGGACCGGGGTCGGGCAGGTGTTCGCCGAGATCGAGGAACTGGCCGCGGGGTGCCGGTTCCACGACTGCGCCCACGAGGCGGAGCCGGGCTGCGCGGTGCGTTCCGCCGTGGAGGACGGCGACCTTCCGGACCGGCGGCTGGAGAGCTACCGCAAGCTCGTGCGGGAGAACCAGTGGACCGTGGCCAAGTCGAACGCGCGGCTCCGGTCCGAGCTGAAGAAGGACTGGCACCGGAAGACCGCCGCCGGCAAGGCCGCCGGCGCGGCCAAGCGCAGGCCCTGGAACTAG